From Mycobacterium lacus, one genomic window encodes:
- a CDS encoding TetR/AcrR family transcriptional regulator has translation MGKRRDSREQIESKIIELGRRQLVDRGAAGLSLRAIARDLGMVSSAVYRYVSSRTELLTLLVVDSYSDLADAVDRARDTVGYVWSDDVVAIAHAARSWAVAHPARWALLYGSPVAGYHAPAERTVAVGTRVVGAIFDAVAAGIATGDIMLTNEPAPQPMSSDFERIRHEFGFPGDDHVMAKCFLLWAGIVGAISLEVFGQYGADMLTDPEAVFDNQMRLLVGLLTQHADRN, from the coding sequence GTGGGTAAGCGCCGGGACTCGCGGGAGCAGATCGAATCGAAGATCATCGAACTCGGCCGCCGCCAACTCGTGGATCGTGGCGCGGCCGGATTGTCGCTGCGTGCGATCGCCCGCGACCTGGGCATGGTGTCGTCGGCCGTGTACCGGTATGTGTCCAGCCGCACCGAGCTGTTGACTCTGCTAGTTGTCGACTCCTATTCCGACCTGGCCGACGCGGTGGACCGGGCACGCGACACCGTCGGCTACGTGTGGAGCGACGACGTCGTCGCCATCGCACACGCGGCGCGTAGTTGGGCGGTCGCACACCCGGCCCGCTGGGCCCTGCTCTACGGCAGCCCAGTAGCCGGCTACCACGCGCCGGCGGAGCGCACGGTCGCGGTCGGCACCCGCGTCGTGGGGGCGATCTTCGACGCGGTCGCCGCGGGGATCGCCACCGGAGACATCATGTTGACCAATGAGCCCGCCCCACAACCGATGTCGTCTGATTTCGAGCGGATTCGTCATGAATTCGGCTTTCCCGGCGACGATCACGTCATGGCCAAGTGCTTCCTCCTCTGGGCCGGCATCGTAGGCGCGATCAGCCTGGAGGTGTTCGGGCAATACGGCGCCGACATGCTGACCGACCCCGAGGCAGTGTTCGACAACCAGATGCGGCTGCTGGTGGGTTTGTTGACTCAACATGCAGACCGAAATTAG